From a region of the Georgenia yuyongxinii genome:
- a CDS encoding DNA-3-methyladenine glycosylase family protein, giving the protein MRTPAPRPTASTTVRAEVRLALHAPFDVAGVLGALAAHALQGAERHDSSAATHTRTVPAAHGPAAVTVRLTETHVDAVLEAAAPDVPAVLELVRRWLDLDVEPSGVAQVLGGDPLLGPLVAARPGLRVLGHVDGFEAAVVTVLGQQVSLAAARTFAARLVSTYGTLAPGNLRAFPRPERLAGVDPTELREAVRVTGARARTVHALATACADGLHITPGSDPALVRRQLLALPGVGPWTADYLALRALGDRDAYPAGDLVLRRALGGLHAQAAVARAESWRPLRAYAVTHLWTLAAYARM; this is encoded by the coding sequence GTGAGAACGCCGGCACCGCGGCCGACGGCGTCGACCACCGTGCGAGCAGAGGTGCGCCTGGCGCTGCACGCGCCCTTCGACGTGGCCGGAGTGCTCGGTGCCCTGGCCGCGCACGCCCTGCAGGGCGCCGAGCGCCACGACTCGAGCGCAGCCACCCACACCCGCACCGTCCCGGCGGCGCACGGGCCGGCTGCCGTGACCGTCCGGCTGACCGAGACGCACGTCGATGCCGTCCTGGAGGCGGCGGCGCCTGACGTGCCGGCGGTGCTCGAGCTGGTCCGCCGCTGGCTTGATCTGGACGTAGAGCCGTCTGGTGTGGCGCAGGTACTGGGCGGAGACCCGCTCCTGGGACCGCTTGTCGCGGCGCGGCCGGGGCTGCGGGTGCTTGGCCATGTGGACGGCTTCGAGGCCGCCGTCGTCACGGTGCTCGGTCAGCAGGTCTCCCTGGCCGCGGCGCGGACCTTCGCCGCTCGGCTCGTCAGCACGTACGGGACCCTCGCCCCGGGGAACCTGCGTGCGTTCCCCCGACCCGAGAGGCTCGCCGGCGTCGATCCCACCGAGCTACGGGAGGCAGTGCGCGTGACCGGGGCGCGAGCCCGCACCGTCCACGCGCTGGCGACCGCCTGCGCCGATGGGCTCCACATCACCCCGGGGAGCGACCCCGCCCTCGTCCGCCGGCAGCTGCTGGCTCTGCCCGGCGTCGGCCCCTGGACGGCGGACTACCTGGCGCTGCGCGCCCTCGGGGACCGGGACGCCTATCCCGCCGGCGACCTGGTGCTCAGGCGCGCTCTCGGCGGGCTTCACGCCCAGGCTGCCGTGGCGCGCGCCGAGTCCTGGCGGCCGCTGCGCGCGTACGCGGTCACGCATCTGTGGACCCTCGCCGCGTACGCGCGCATGTGA
- a CDS encoding class II fructose-bisphosphate aldolase produces MITSTLELTRKGQDGGYAVPAVNILDDLSLRAVIDAAVEKASPVIVQVSVKTVRAVGVDLMTKTFAAAATSVPVPVALHLDHCPDRKVIDDVVAAGWSSVLFDASDRDLAQAEQETGEVVALAHGAGVDVESEVENIVGVEDGVGSDVAVHAYSVDQLAEIAERTGADLLAPQLGTAHGQYTKAPVLLPDRVRELARLTDRPIVLHGGTGLSDADFRTFIDAGVSKINISTGLKRAYMHAALEHLRRAEERDKWDPPSMFKDISAAVTTEIARYFDVFGSTGHADGAGAN; encoded by the coding sequence ATGATCACGTCCACGCTGGAGCTCACCCGCAAGGGGCAGGACGGCGGCTATGCCGTCCCCGCGGTGAACATCCTCGACGACCTGAGTCTGCGGGCGGTGATCGACGCCGCGGTCGAGAAAGCCTCGCCGGTGATCGTCCAGGTCTCGGTCAAGACCGTGCGGGCGGTCGGCGTGGACCTGATGACCAAAACCTTCGCGGCCGCCGCGACGTCGGTCCCCGTCCCGGTCGCGCTGCACCTGGACCACTGCCCCGACCGGAAGGTCATCGACGACGTCGTGGCGGCCGGCTGGTCCTCGGTGCTCTTTGACGCCTCGGACCGCGACCTCGCCCAGGCCGAGCAGGAGACCGGCGAGGTGGTCGCCCTCGCGCACGGGGCCGGGGTCGACGTGGAGTCGGAGGTCGAGAACATCGTCGGCGTCGAGGACGGCGTCGGCTCCGACGTCGCCGTGCACGCGTACTCCGTGGACCAGCTCGCCGAGATCGCCGAGCGCACGGGCGCGGACCTGCTCGCCCCCCAGCTCGGCACGGCCCACGGGCAGTACACGAAGGCCCCCGTGCTGCTCCCGGACCGGGTCCGCGAGCTCGCCCGGCTCACGGACCGCCCGATCGTGCTGCACGGTGGCACGGGCCTGAGCGACGCCGACTTCCGGACGTTCATCGACGCCGGGGTCTCCAAGATCAACATCTCCACCGGGCTGAAACGGGCGTACATGCACGCCGCCCTCGAGCACCTGCGCCGGGCGGAGGAGCGCGACAAGTGGGACCCGCCGTCGATGTTCAAGGACATCTCCGCGGCCGTGACGACCGAGATCGCCCGGTACTTCGACGTGTTCGGCTCGACCGGGCACGCCGACGGCGCGGGAGCGAACTGA
- a CDS encoding 3-oxoacyl-ACP synthase III, which yields MSLRGNATFRYRESALIALAHIEAPVVVTSAEFEQRLAPARRRLRLPDNLLERVSGVRERRWWQAGTAFEDMAAEAGSKALAEAGVDPGEVGLLINTSVSRSSLEPSVAVRIHDRMGLPSSALNFDITNACVGFVNGLQMASAMIEAGQIEYAVVVNSEDVRSTQEDTLERLLAEGATRKDYAYQFASLTLGDGAAAAVVGRASTRPDGHRILGGVARAGTEHHDLCVGSFGKMTTDTKKLLSNGLKLVTDAWHEAERDGWSWRTMDRYVTHQISTPYTQAIVDAMDLDPAAVPITFDRWGNVGPASIAMTLSEQAESLSAGDRVMCLGVGSGLNTAMLELAW from the coding sequence GTGAGTCTCAGGGGAAACGCCACCTTTCGCTACCGCGAGAGCGCGCTCATCGCGCTCGCCCACATCGAGGCTCCGGTGGTGGTGACCTCGGCGGAGTTCGAGCAACGGCTCGCCCCCGCCCGGCGGCGTCTACGGCTGCCCGACAACTTGCTCGAGCGTGTCTCGGGCGTGCGGGAGCGCCGCTGGTGGCAGGCCGGCACCGCGTTCGAGGACATGGCGGCGGAGGCCGGCAGCAAGGCCCTCGCCGAGGCGGGGGTCGACCCCGGCGAGGTGGGCCTGCTCATCAACACGTCCGTCTCGCGCAGCTCGCTCGAACCGTCGGTGGCCGTGCGCATCCACGACCGGATGGGGCTGCCCTCCTCGGCGCTGAACTTCGACATCACCAACGCCTGCGTGGGTTTCGTGAACGGCCTGCAGATGGCCTCGGCGATGATCGAGGCGGGCCAGATCGAGTACGCCGTCGTCGTCAACAGCGAGGACGTGCGGTCCACGCAGGAGGACACCCTCGAGCGGCTGCTCGCCGAGGGGGCCACCCGGAAGGACTACGCCTACCAGTTCGCCTCCCTGACCCTGGGCGACGGCGCCGCGGCCGCGGTCGTCGGGCGTGCCTCGACGAGGCCCGACGGGCACCGGATCCTCGGCGGTGTCGCCCGGGCGGGCACCGAGCACCACGACCTGTGCGTGGGCAGCTTCGGGAAGATGACCACCGACACCAAGAAGCTCTTGAGCAACGGGCTGAAGCTGGTCACCGACGCCTGGCACGAGGCGGAGCGGGACGGGTGGAGCTGGCGCACGATGGACCGCTACGTCACGCACCAGATCTCGACGCCGTACACCCAGGCGATCGTGGACGCCATGGACCTCGACCCGGCCGCCGTGCCGATCACGTTCGACCGGTGGGGCAACGTGGGGCCCGCCTCGATCGCGATGACCCTCTCCGAGCAGGCCGAGTCGCTCAGTGCCGGCGACCGGGTGATGTGCCTGGGCGTGGGGTCCGGCCTCAACACCGCGATGCTGGAGCTGGCTTGGTGA
- a CDS encoding RNA polymerase sigma factor — protein sequence MQPFEHVVAEHGPTVLRVCRALLGATDADDAWSETFLAALRAYPELSEGANVEAWLVTIARRKAIDLHRARSRRAVPVAETPDQVSPHGVPAPPEDGLWEALRALTDRQREAIAFHHLAGLPYAEVAALVGGTPAAARRAAADGMRTLRSTLQEHA from the coding sequence GTGCAGCCATTCGAACACGTCGTCGCCGAGCACGGGCCCACCGTGCTGCGGGTGTGCCGCGCGCTCCTGGGCGCCACGGATGCCGACGACGCCTGGTCCGAGACGTTCCTCGCCGCGTTGCGCGCCTACCCGGAGCTGTCCGAGGGCGCCAACGTCGAGGCGTGGCTGGTCACCATCGCCCGCCGCAAGGCCATCGACCTCCACCGTGCCCGCAGCCGCCGGGCGGTGCCCGTGGCCGAGACACCCGACCAGGTCTCCCCGCACGGTGTCCCGGCCCCGCCGGAGGACGGCCTGTGGGAGGCGCTTCGCGCACTCACCGACCGCCAGCGCGAGGCCATCGCCTTCCACCATCTCGCCGGTCTGCCGTACGCCGAGGTCGCCGCCCTCGTCGGCGGCACTCCGGCGGCGGCCCGCCGGGCCGCCGCCGACGGCATGAGGACCCTGCGTTCCACCCTCCAGGAGCACGCATGA
- a CDS encoding HAD-IA family hydrolase yields MAPTLIFDCDGVLADTERFGHLPAFNETFAEVGLPVQWSEEEYAERVKIGGGKERMASLLTPELVAAAHLPTDAAEQQAMIADWHKRKTAHYTARIGAGVMPPRPGIARIVEEAAAAGWGLAVASTSAEVSVRAVLEHAVGAARAAAFAVFAGDVVPRKKPAPDIYLHALDELGLEPGDAVVVEDSENGLRASLAAGLATVVTVSSYTAEENFDGAALVLTSLGDDTEPARVLADPLGLGVGDRVRLTDLSTILDRTRKAPR; encoded by the coding sequence ATGGCCCCGACCCTGATCTTCGACTGCGACGGCGTCCTGGCCGACACGGAGCGCTTCGGCCACCTGCCGGCCTTCAATGAGACCTTCGCCGAGGTGGGTCTGCCGGTGCAGTGGTCCGAGGAGGAGTACGCCGAGCGCGTCAAGATCGGCGGCGGCAAGGAACGCATGGCGAGCCTGCTCACCCCGGAGCTCGTCGCGGCGGCGCACCTGCCCACCGACGCCGCGGAGCAGCAGGCGATGATCGCGGACTGGCACAAACGAAAGACGGCCCACTACACCGCCCGGATCGGCGCCGGCGTCATGCCGCCGCGGCCCGGGATCGCCCGGATCGTCGAGGAGGCGGCCGCCGCCGGCTGGGGCCTGGCGGTCGCGTCCACCTCGGCCGAGGTCTCCGTGCGCGCCGTGCTGGAGCACGCCGTCGGGGCCGCGCGGGCCGCGGCCTTCGCCGTGTTCGCCGGCGACGTCGTGCCCCGCAAGAAGCCGGCCCCTGACATCTACCTGCACGCCCTGGACGAGCTCGGCCTCGAACCCGGCGACGCCGTCGTCGTCGAGGACAGCGAGAACGGACTCCGCGCCTCCCTTGCCGCGGGGCTGGCCACCGTCGTGACGGTGAGCAGCTACACCGCCGAGGAGAACTTCGACGGCGCCGCGCTGGTCCTCACCAGTCTGGGCGACGACACCGAGCCCGCCCGGGTGCTCGCCGACCCCCTCGGCCTGGGGGTGGGCGACCGCGTCCGCCTCACCGACCTGAGCACGATCCTGGACCGGACAAGGAAGGCGCCCCGATGA
- a CDS encoding cobalamin-independent methionine synthase II family protein: MLRSTDRIQTTHAGSLPRTAELLAANAAREAGESREGFAELLRTAVTDLVGRQLDAGITVVGDGEYGKSMTSAVDYGAWWSYSFQRTGGLELDGDTSWLTDRHLSSPGDVRLTGFAHRRDRQRFAEAYADPSSGIFTGGDPKPFPTATGPLRYTGQEAVGTDAANLTSALQTTGAQEGFLTALSPGSASRISNRYYASDEEFLYAWAEVLREEYRTVIDAGLVLQIDDPSIAENFDQIEPEPAVEDYVRFTELRVEALNHALRGLPEDRIRFHLCWGSWHGPHTTDLPMKDIVRTMLKINAGAYSFEAANVRHEHEWRVWEDVALPEDKLILPGVVSHATNVVEHPELVADRIERFAGLVGRENVVASTDCGLGGRVHPQIAAAKLEALGAGAELATRRLWR; the protein is encoded by the coding sequence ATGCTCCGCAGCACCGACCGCATCCAGACCACCCACGCCGGCTCGTTGCCCCGCACGGCCGAGCTGCTCGCCGCGAACGCGGCGCGCGAGGCCGGCGAGTCCCGGGAGGGCTTCGCCGAGCTGCTGCGCACCGCCGTCACGGACCTGGTGGGCCGCCAGCTCGACGCCGGCATCACGGTCGTGGGCGACGGGGAGTACGGCAAGTCGATGACCTCGGCCGTGGACTACGGCGCGTGGTGGTCCTACTCCTTCCAGCGCACCGGCGGCCTGGAGCTCGACGGCGACACGTCCTGGCTCACCGACCGGCACCTGTCCTCCCCCGGCGATGTCCGCCTCACCGGGTTCGCCCACCGCCGGGACCGCCAGCGCTTCGCCGAGGCCTACGCCGACCCGTCCTCCGGGATCTTCACCGGTGGTGACCCCAAGCCTTTCCCGACGGCGACCGGCCCGCTGCGTTACACCGGCCAGGAGGCGGTCGGCACCGACGCAGCCAACCTGACGTCGGCGTTGCAGACGACCGGTGCCCAGGAGGGCTTCCTCACCGCCCTCTCCCCCGGGTCCGCCTCGCGGATCTCCAACCGGTACTACGCCTCTGACGAGGAGTTCCTCTACGCCTGGGCGGAGGTGCTGCGCGAGGAGTACCGCACCGTCATCGACGCCGGGCTCGTGCTGCAGATCGACGATCCGTCGATCGCGGAGAACTTCGACCAGATCGAGCCCGAGCCGGCCGTCGAGGACTACGTGCGGTTCACCGAGCTGCGCGTCGAGGCGCTCAACCACGCCCTGCGCGGTCTGCCCGAGGACCGCATCCGCTTCCACCTGTGCTGGGGCAGCTGGCACGGTCCGCACACCACGGACCTGCCGATGAAGGACATCGTGCGCACGATGCTCAAGATCAACGCCGGCGCCTACTCCTTCGAGGCAGCCAACGTGCGCCATGAGCACGAGTGGCGGGTGTGGGAGGACGTCGCGCTGCCCGAGGACAAGCTCATCCTGCCCGGCGTTGTCTCGCATGCGACCAACGTGGTGGAGCACCCCGAGCTCGTGGCCGACCGGATCGAGCGCTTCGCCGGGCTCGTGGGGCGGGAGAACGTCGTCGCCTCGACCGACTGCGGCCTCGGCGGCCGGGTCCACCCGCAGATCGCGGCCGCGAAGCTCGAGGCGCTGGGTGCGGGCGCGGAGCTGGCCACCCGCCGTCTCTGGCGCTGA
- a CDS encoding sodium-dependent transporter, giving the protein MVEAKPAVEREQWSGQLGFLLAAIGSAIGLGNIWRFPGVAYENGGGAFLIPYLVALLTAGIPILLLDYALGHRYRGSAPAVFRRLGRRFEALGWFQVAIAFIIATYYAVVLVWALRYVGFSLTEAWGDDPGTFFAEEFLQYAGPTVTADVVGGIFWTLLGLWVVTLWVMARGVRKGIERVNKLMLPLLIVLFAILVVRALFLPGAMDGLNAFFTPNWAALADPGVWIAAYSQIFFSLSIAFGIMLTYASYLRRRSNLVPVSYVAAFANSSFEILAGIGVFATLGFMAAQQGIEIGEIEGLTGVSLSFVTFPQIISLMPGGPIFGVLFFLSLTFAGFTSLVSILEVITAAFQEKFNLTRLQAVLCIGGLCALISLGLYSTTSSLAMLDTADNYANNVGIVASAITMCLVVAYGVRKLPELQAHLNAISTARVGTWWRVLLGVVVPIALIVMLVTTLTDLVTHPYEDYPWAFVNGVGWGVIGGAVVAAFVFAAIRWRQPVDEFIPDRLDGNAAKPPSTGGVR; this is encoded by the coding sequence ATGGTCGAGGCGAAGCCCGCCGTGGAGCGGGAGCAGTGGTCGGGTCAGCTCGGGTTCCTGCTCGCCGCGATCGGCTCCGCGATCGGGCTCGGGAACATCTGGCGCTTCCCCGGCGTGGCGTACGAGAACGGTGGCGGCGCCTTCCTCATCCCGTACCTCGTCGCGCTGCTCACGGCCGGCATCCCGATCCTGCTCCTCGACTACGCGCTGGGCCACCGCTACCGCGGCTCGGCTCCCGCGGTGTTCCGCCGCCTGGGCCGGCGGTTCGAGGCGCTGGGCTGGTTCCAGGTGGCCATCGCGTTCATCATCGCCACCTACTACGCCGTCGTCCTGGTCTGGGCGCTGCGGTACGTCGGGTTCTCGCTGACCGAGGCGTGGGGCGACGATCCCGGCACGTTCTTCGCGGAGGAGTTCCTCCAGTACGCCGGCCCCACCGTCACGGCGGACGTCGTGGGCGGGATCTTCTGGACGTTGCTCGGGCTGTGGGTCGTGACGCTCTGGGTGATGGCGCGGGGGGTGCGCAAGGGCATCGAGCGGGTCAACAAGCTCATGCTGCCGCTGCTCATCGTGCTCTTCGCGATCCTGGTGGTCCGTGCGCTGTTCCTGCCCGGCGCGATGGACGGCCTCAACGCGTTCTTCACGCCGAACTGGGCCGCCCTGGCGGACCCGGGCGTGTGGATCGCGGCGTACAGCCAGATCTTCTTCTCGTTGTCCATCGCCTTCGGCATCATGCTGACCTACGCGAGCTACCTGCGCCGACGGTCCAACCTGGTGCCGGTCTCGTACGTGGCCGCGTTCGCCAACTCCTCCTTCGAGATCCTCGCCGGTATCGGTGTGTTCGCCACGCTCGGCTTCATGGCGGCCCAGCAGGGCATCGAGATCGGCGAGATCGAGGGTCTGACGGGAGTGAGCCTCAGCTTCGTCACGTTCCCGCAGATCATCTCGCTGATGCCGGGCGGGCCGATCTTCGGTGTGCTGTTCTTCCTCTCGTTGACGTTCGCGGGATTCACCTCCCTCGTCTCGATCCTCGAGGTCATCACCGCGGCGTTCCAGGAGAAGTTCAACCTCACCCGGCTGCAGGCCGTGCTCTGTATCGGCGGGCTGTGTGCGCTGATCTCCCTGGGCCTGTACTCGACGACGTCGTCCCTCGCCATGCTGGACACCGCCGACAACTACGCCAACAACGTCGGGATCGTCGCCTCCGCCATCACGATGTGCCTCGTGGTCGCCTACGGGGTGCGCAAGCTGCCCGAGCTGCAGGCGCACCTGAACGCCATCTCCACCGCGCGCGTGGGCACGTGGTGGCGCGTGCTCCTCGGGGTGGTGGTGCCGATCGCCCTGATCGTCATGCTGGTCACGACGCTGACCGACCTCGTCACGCACCCCTACGAGGACTACCCGTGGGCGTTCGTCAACGGTGTCGGCTGGGGCGTCATCGGTGGTGCGGTCGTAGCCGCATTCGTCTTCGCGGCCATCCGGTGGCGCCAGCCCGTGGACGAGTTCATCCCGGACCGCCTCGACGGCAACGCCGCGAAACCACCGTCGACCGGAGGCGTCCGATGA
- the deoD gene encoding purine-nucleoside phosphorylase produces the protein MATPHIAAEKGDFAPAVLMPGDPRRAERIANLLMPDARKVSDVRGIGAYTGTVDGKPLSVMASGMGMPSLGIYANELFSQFDVQRIIRVGTAGGLAHKVKVGDVVVALGAHTDSAMNTTRIPGIHFSAVASYPLVAAAVAAAGADTTIHVAPVVSRDHFYGNPAEQIQALADYGTLAVEMEAAGLYAIAAQYDREALAVLTISDHLLDHSQDMTAEEREHNFERALALAVAAAHC, from the coding sequence ATGGCCACCCCGCACATCGCCGCCGAGAAGGGCGACTTCGCGCCCGCCGTCCTCATGCCGGGTGACCCGCGGCGTGCCGAACGGATCGCGAACCTGCTCATGCCGGACGCCCGGAAGGTCTCCGACGTGCGCGGCATCGGCGCCTACACCGGCACGGTCGACGGCAAGCCGCTCTCCGTGATGGCCTCCGGGATGGGGATGCCCTCGCTGGGCATCTATGCCAACGAGCTCTTCTCGCAGTTCGACGTACAGCGCATCATCCGCGTGGGCACCGCAGGCGGGCTGGCGCACAAGGTCAAGGTGGGCGACGTCGTCGTGGCCCTGGGTGCGCACACGGACTCGGCGATGAACACCACGCGGATCCCGGGCATCCACTTCTCCGCCGTCGCGTCCTACCCGCTGGTCGCCGCCGCTGTCGCCGCCGCCGGGGCCGACACGACGATCCACGTGGCGCCGGTGGTCTCCCGGGACCACTTCTACGGCAACCCCGCCGAGCAGATCCAGGCCCTCGCCGACTACGGCACGCTCGCGGTCGAGATGGAGGCCGCGGGCCTGTACGCCATCGCCGCCCAGTACGACCGCGAGGCGCTTGCCGTGCTCACGATCTCGGACCACCTCCTCGACCACTCCCAGGACATGACCGCCGAGGAACGCGAGCACAACTTCGAGCGGGCGCTCGCGCTCGCCGTCGCCGCTGCGCACTGCTGA
- a CDS encoding TetR/AcrR family transcriptional regulator, with translation MTQQQSPAAEQPPVRRGPGRPRHADTEARAYRAVLELFGQKGWSGLSLDGVATHAGIGKSSIYLRWKDKRDLLMDALHDLEEHLVVPEETENLKIRDYLVAHATARAELYLGEHGSALSHLYSAAHANPSEFAEIRQQNISRGILSLHGRIEKAVADGELPKDTSVFHLLDAIEGAVLVHVLFSSPKNNDDLSTGIGEYVRKLVDIQLRGIGATV, from the coding sequence ATGACGCAGCAGCAATCGCCCGCAGCCGAGCAGCCTCCCGTCCGGCGGGGGCCGGGGCGGCCGCGGCATGCGGACACAGAGGCCCGTGCCTACCGCGCCGTGCTCGAGCTCTTCGGTCAGAAGGGCTGGTCCGGTCTGAGCCTCGACGGCGTGGCCACCCACGCAGGTATCGGCAAGTCGTCGATCTACCTGCGGTGGAAGGACAAGCGCGACCTCCTCATGGACGCGCTTCATGATCTCGAGGAGCACCTCGTGGTCCCCGAGGAGACCGAGAACCTCAAGATCCGGGACTACCTCGTGGCGCATGCCACCGCCCGTGCGGAGCTGTACCTGGGCGAGCACGGCAGTGCTCTGTCACATCTCTACTCCGCCGCCCACGCCAATCCGTCGGAGTTCGCCGAGATCCGCCAGCAGAACATCAGCCGCGGGATCCTGAGCCTCCACGGCCGGATCGAGAAGGCCGTCGCCGACGGTGAGCTGCCCAAGGACACCTCGGTGTTCCATCTGCTCGACGCGATCGAGGGAGCCGTCCTCGTCCACGTGCTCTTCAGCTCGCCCAAGAACAACGACGACCTGAGCACCGGCATCGGGGAGTACGTGCGCAAGCTCGTCGACATCCAGCTCCGCGGGATCGGCGCCACCGTCTGA
- a CDS encoding methylated-DNA--[protein]-cysteine S-methyltransferase, translated as MTSTDPLSSLGTIDAADLERLHTRLASQAAAGGVLDVAYRTLDTTLGQLLLAATGAGLVRVAFDTEDHDEVLAGLAQRVSPRILRAPARLDRAARQVEEYLGGRRRAFDLPVDLRLATGFRREVLDHLPAIPFGQTESYAEVAAATGRPRAVRAVGTACATNPVPLVVPCHRVLRSDGSLGGYLGGPEIKRRLLELEQAA; from the coding sequence ATGACCAGCACCGACCCGTTGAGCTCGCTCGGCACCATCGACGCCGCCGACCTCGAGCGACTGCACACCCGCCTGGCGAGCCAGGCGGCCGCCGGGGGCGTCCTCGACGTCGCCTACCGCACCCTCGACACGACGCTCGGCCAACTGCTGCTCGCGGCGACCGGCGCGGGGCTGGTGCGCGTCGCCTTCGACACCGAGGACCACGACGAAGTCCTGGCCGGGCTCGCGCAGCGCGTGAGCCCCCGCATCCTGCGGGCACCGGCGCGTCTGGACCGCGCCGCCCGCCAGGTCGAGGAGTACCTCGGGGGCCGGCGCCGCGCGTTCGACCTGCCTGTGGATCTGCGCCTGGCCACCGGGTTCCGGCGAGAGGTGCTCGACCACCTGCCCGCGATCCCGTTCGGGCAGACCGAGAGCTACGCCGAGGTGGCTGCGGCGACCGGCCGGCCCCGCGCCGTGCGCGCGGTGGGCACAGCGTGCGCGACCAACCCGGTGCCTCTGGTCGTCCCGTGCCACCGGGTGCTGCGCTCGGACGGCTCGCTGGGCGGGTACCTGGGCGGCCCGGAGATCAAGCGGCGCCTCCTCGAGCTCGAGCAGGCAGCATGA
- a CDS encoding methionine/alanine import family NSS transporter small subunit, translating to MTASALIMLVVAIALVWGGLVVAIVFLVRHPLTEDEGDADGEAPPGREL from the coding sequence ATGACCGCCAGCGCCCTCATCATGCTCGTCGTCGCCATCGCCCTCGTCTGGGGCGGGCTGGTGGTGGCGATCGTTTTCCTCGTGCGGCACCCGCTGACCGAGGACGAGGGGGATGCGGACGGCGAGGCGCCGCCCGGACGTGAGCTGTAG
- a CDS encoding DNA-3-methyladenine glycosylase I, with translation MTSATSEGLIDDGLVVGSDGLARPAWAATDALLREYYDTEWGVPVRGESGIYERICLEGFQAGLSWATILRKRAAFREAFHDFDPDVVAAFGDADVDRLMTDARIVRNRAKIAATVTNARATVALRAVGGLDALVWSFQPEVTPAPRTLAELPTTSTESVALSKELRSHGFRFVGPTTMFALMEAIGLVDTHLVGSHRRACSGLWHPDGSRR, from the coding sequence ATGACCTCAGCAACCTCGGAGGGCCTGATCGACGACGGCCTCGTCGTCGGGTCGGACGGTCTCGCTCGCCCGGCCTGGGCGGCCACCGACGCGCTCCTCCGGGAGTACTACGACACCGAGTGGGGCGTACCGGTACGCGGCGAGAGCGGGATCTACGAGCGGATCTGCCTCGAGGGTTTCCAGGCCGGCTTGTCGTGGGCGACGATCCTGCGCAAGCGTGCCGCCTTTCGTGAGGCGTTCCACGACTTCGACCCAGACGTGGTGGCAGCCTTCGGGGACGCCGACGTCGACCGTCTGATGACCGACGCCCGGATCGTGCGCAACCGGGCGAAGATCGCGGCCACGGTGACCAACGCACGCGCCACGGTCGCGCTGCGCGCGGTGGGTGGCCTCGACGCGCTCGTCTGGTCCTTCCAGCCGGAGGTCACCCCGGCCCCGCGGACGCTTGCGGAGCTGCCGACCACCAGCACGGAGTCCGTCGCCCTCTCCAAGGAGCTGCGCAGCCACGGCTTCCGTTTCGTCGGACCGACGACCATGTTCGCCCTCATGGAAGCCATCGGCCTGGTCGACACCCACCTGGTGGGCTCGCACCGGCGCGCCTGCTCCGGGCTGTGGCACCCGGACGGGTCACGTCGGTGA
- the dhaL gene encoding dihydroxyacetone kinase subunit DhaL encodes MTAALQRTELVVRTIAETTVANEKYFGDLDSVVGDGDFGYSLARGFEKVLEQWDDLDRTDAGVFLQKVAMVISSRMGGTSGPIWGTAFLRAGAAAKGKQELGRSDVVEMLRAAITGIKARGGADLGEKTLLDALVPMTDTLADHLEQGGQAQVALDAAAVQARESAEATSELQARRGRASYTGERSIGSPDPGALAIAVLAEEIAKRWQDGSAPAAG; translated from the coding sequence ATGACCGCAGCGCTTCAACGCACCGAGCTCGTGGTGCGGACCATCGCCGAGACGACCGTCGCGAACGAGAAGTACTTCGGCGATCTCGACTCCGTGGTCGGCGACGGCGACTTCGGCTACTCCCTGGCCCGCGGCTTCGAGAAGGTGCTCGAGCAGTGGGACGACCTGGACCGCACCGACGCCGGGGTGTTCCTGCAGAAGGTCGCGATGGTCATCTCCAGCCGCATGGGTGGGACGTCGGGGCCGATCTGGGGCACGGCGTTCCTGCGCGCGGGCGCGGCCGCGAAGGGGAAGCAGGAGCTGGGCAGGTCCGACGTCGTCGAGATGCTCCGGGCGGCGATCACCGGCATCAAGGCCCGCGGCGGCGCCGACCTCGGCGAGAAGACCCTCCTCGACGCGCTCGTGCCGATGACCGACACGCTGGCCGATCATCTCGAGCAGGGCGGTCAGGCCCAGGTGGCCCTCGACGCCGCAGCGGTGCAGGCGCGCGAGAGCGCCGAGGCCACCAGCGAGCTCCAGGCCAGACGCGGCCGGGCCTCCTACACCGGCGAGCGGAGCATCGGCTCGCCCGACCCAGGGGCCCTCGCGATCGCGGTGCTCGCGGAGGAGATCGCGAAACGGTGGCAGGACGGTTCCGCTCCCGCCGCCGGCTGA